A window of Macrotis lagotis isolate mMagLag1 chromosome 1, bilby.v1.9.chrom.fasta, whole genome shotgun sequence genomic DNA:
tgccaagaaaaccctaaatgggtccCAAAGAATCAACATAACTGGAATGACCAACCGACACATTAATTTGCCTTACCATCATCTGTGTCAATAATCAGGAAGCCTCTAACCCTCTACAATGATCCCAACCAAAGCAAGAGATAACTGAGGGTCACCTGAGACCAGAGCACTTCTCGGGGACCATTTCACAGGGTCCTCGCCCCTAGGCCAGAGCTCTTATCACACCCTAACAATTGGCATCAGtgaagtattttaaagttttcaaggcACCTCccttatattatttcattgtagGTTGGTAAAAGgatccttttctccattttacagatgaaaaaactgaggatgTGATTTATTCCCAGTCATTCAACTGGTATCAAAAATGGACTTTGAACCTGAGTCTTCTGAACTCCTAGTCTGATGCTGCTGGCCTATAGGACACTTCCCTCCTCACCCCTCCCCACAACCCACCCAGTGTCTGTATGGAGCCTGTCCCTGTCCACGGGGTCTGGCACAAACTCCATCCTTCCTGGTGTGATCAGTTGATATCTGCCAAAATGACATGTATAAACACTCCCAAAGCATTTTATGAACACAGCAAGGGGTCAGGCTTGTGAAACACAGAATGGTCTCCTGCAACCTGCCCTAAGCGTGACCCATTAGTACCAGAGGATACGTGGTCTGCTTGGATAGCCAGGAGAGTTTACCTTCCCCAAAGGGAGGAGGGCAAGACCTGAGGGGCGGCTACAAACTGGTCCATTCCTGAGGATGGAGAGTGTCCAGAAGAGTTTCCCCAGGATAGCTGGAAGTGACTGAATCCTTTTACACAGATGATTGACTTCCTCTAGAGACCTTTTGGGGGCACCTAAGTCACTCAGgtgaatgccaggcctggagtcaggaagatctgagttcaaatttgacctttactagctgagtgatactaggtaagtcacttcaccttgtttgcttcagtttcctcatctgtaaaatgagctggtgaagaaaatggcaaaccactctagtatctctgccaagaaaaccccaaataggatcatagaGAACTGGACATGACTGCATGTCTTACCTAGAGTGTCAGAGGGAGAATTCGAATTCAGTTCTTGAAGATCCTTCCCTACTCTAGGATGTTGCCTACTCTGTGATATGGGGATTCTATAAAGGGCTAGGCCTTCCACCTCTGCTTGTACCCACCTGTTCCCCTGGCTTGGTCCTGTAGAATTGCCAAACAAACCTTTTCCTGGGTTATGTTCACAGCTCTGAGCTCTTGGCTCCCCGGATCCTTTTTGAGGACTGGGGGGGGATTCCTCACTGAGTGCCCCAATTCTGGGGAGCGACATGAGTCATCCTGTCTCTAGTGGATCAGAGGCACCCTAGGGGACAGTGCGATCCCCGGCGCTGGATCACCGGGGATTTCCAAAGCGCCTGAATCCATCCAAACACCAGATGCCCTGAGCTTTGGGAAGCAGCACTTTCCCCTGGACCACATCCTCTTCCTCCaatcccccccaccaccaccaccaggaCTTGACCGGAGCATCACCTCCTgcacaccccctcccctcagttccTAGGTTTCTGGTAGCCCAGCTGCTAGAGAAGGATATTTATAGTCTGGACAAGATGAGACAGAGCCTGGGCCCCTTGATTTCCAGAGTGATTGTGGCAGCCCCACCCAGGAAAACTGTGATGAGGAGGGTGGGGTGTGAAATTCGAGGAGGAAATTTAAACTCATTCCTCCTGGACTAAGTCAAGGCCAGACTGAATAGGCCAGATTTGGGTCTCAGGGACCCAACAGCTGATCGGGGTCAGGGAAACATTCATCAGATGATGATAATTGGCTGAAACAAAAACATCCCTCTAGCTTGCTTAAATGTCACCAGTTAGGGAAGTAGAAGGCCTAAATGTAAAGGGTTCTGTTGCTAATTTGTAACCcctaggatttagagctggatagGACCTCAGAGATATTTGAGTTCTATCTTCTCTCCCCAGTCCACTCCCCTATCCCCGTTTAACAGTCGAGGAAATGGAAGTCCAGGAAGTAAAGGGTGTCTTGGAGGCCATTAGTGGAACCAGAATTTAAAACCAGTTCTTCTGACCCTGCTACTTCAGTCCCTTctctggactcagtttcctcatatgttaaaATGAGAGGCTTCCTCAAGATCTTTTTGCAGATAGATCTAAGGGAGAGGAACTCTGTATCAGAAGGATTAGGAAGGTCCTGCTGCTTACTTAGCCATGTGCTGGAGTCTACTGCACCTTTCAGAGCCTTAGCTTCCACCTTTATAAAATGttggaaggggagggggatgcTCATCCACTATCCAAATTAGGGTGGTTGAAAGGAAAGTTGTAGATAGTGAAACAGAGCAGTCACTACTACGAGACAAATGGGACTTTGTCTCATGTTCCCACAATTTTCACAGTCTTCCAATTGCAGAGGATGTAAATGTTCTCAGTCACTATCCCTAAGGAGACCTTCCTTTGGGGCTCACTTCCCAAAGAGACTGAGGCCCCAGTAGGGCTGTCCCTAGGGCTTCTGTGTTTTCCCTCCTTATTTACCCCaccttaacacacacacacacacacacacacacacacacacacacacacaatttgccCTAGATAGTTTTGGCTTGTTACTCCTTAGTTTACAAGTTCAGTTGAGTAATTTTCCTAAGGGTGACTCTGATTCTCCCTGGCCCCAGCACACTGCTCATCTGCCCCCATTTTGTCTCCCGGCTATGGTTTAGCTGGTCCTATTCCACATGGGGCACGGGGGTAAAATACACCCCTCCTGGCATTGAGCTagtgaagaaaatgtcaaaccactctagtatctctgccaaaaaaatcccaaataggatcatagaaaattggacatgactgagtGTCACACCCAGATAGAGGTGATGCTCCGGTCCCCCATTCTCCAGATGCCCAACTCAAGGGAGAGCTGAATGAGGCAAGCCACCCACTCACAGATGGCCTGATGCTGCCCTCTAGTGGGACCACAAAGGATTGTAGGAGGGTGTTCAATTGAAGAGCTCAAGACCTGGGGAGTGGGTAGGGGTGGTAGCCCAGCTGGAAAGGAGTGTCCTGAGCCAGATATCAGACCCTTTCCTCTTTCTACCAAGACTACTGCAAGAGAACCTGTGGATTACCTCAAATAAGGGCTAGAGGTCTCCGGAGCTATGTCTGTTGGGATGGGCTAAGCAAGAAGGAGCCATCCTGGAGACCTCAAGGTTTTAGATCATTGAATATTTGGGCtggaaggaagattttatttgGAGTTGGGAGAGATCTTAGAAGTCAACTAGTCCAACCCTCCTATTTTACAGACCAGAAAACTGAGAACCAATGAAGTTCAGTGATTTGCTTAGATCACACTCATGTAGCAAGTTGAAGATTCCTAAACTACAATGCCTCATCCATGCCATGTTCCTCACTGGTCCCCTGGAGTCTGTAGAAAATATCCAGTTCTGGGCTTTTTTCCCCACATTGGACTTTTGGGAAGTTTGAAAAGCTCAATCCAAAATTATGTCCAATGTCTTTAAAGTCTCTCCAAATGCCGATACTTCTTCCGTAGGACGGACACCTGGTCCTTGAAAAGTACAGGGTCCAGACGGAGCTTTGAATGCACAAGAGGCATGCTGCCAAACCAGGAGGCAAACCTGTTGATGCAGTCCTTTGATTGTTGTTCAGTTCTGGGTCGCTAGAATGATTAGGGAAAGAATAGGGTTAAAACACAGTGGCAAATTTTCCATCTGCCATACttcccccctcacccccccccatcaACCCTTCAACAGAAGGGATTTCTAGAGAACTAATGGGTAGAGAAAAAGGTAGAAGAGGGAATAGGGtatgttttgggggggggggctttaaaCATAATTACATAATTTCATAGTAGGAATAGGTCCAAACCTCATCAAAAAAGTGAAGGCCTCCCATAATATACATGAGAAGTAGTCCTCTAGCCTCTACCTGAAGAGGTTTCATAAAGGGAATCCATCCCTGCTCCATAGGTAACCCATTCCCCTTATGGGCAACTTTTGTCTTTAGaaagtttaaatttatttctttgtgacTTTTCCCCATTGAATTGTTCCTGTTCCTTCCCAGTTTGTCTgggaactgaatataataatCCAGGAATAGCCAACCAATATGGAATGCCACTGAACTGCCCACTCGTTGGTCCTCTCTTAATGCAGCCCAACAACATGTGGACTCAGAAGACCTGGGGTCAAATTGCAtgtctgaccttgagcaaattgcttaattgggcctcagtttccttatccatagaaTGAGGGGCTTTCATTAAATGACCTATACGATTTGAATCTATGATTTTGAGATCTTGCCTTTAACAATGGAGTGTGTGGTTCACCAAAACCCAAAGGTCTTATCCAACTGTGCTTCTCCCCATTTTGTACTTGTGAAATTGATGTTTTTTGGGCCTTAGTATGTTTTTACATTTACTGCTATTGCATTTCAACTAGATTCAAGTCAATTCTCTAGCCCATCTAGTGTCATCGAGTGCATTAGCTATCTCAGCTCTATGACAcctacaaatataataaatataccaTATCTGCAGTTGATAAGTCATTGATTAAAATGTTATCAGAACAGAAGGCTGATTCATACATATTCCCGTGCCTGGAATGGATGAAATAATCTTTGAAAGTCCAGAGAATTCCGGTGAAGAAACCCTCCCACCTGCCTCTCCTGTATAGTAGCCCCTTTTAGTGAATGGGTATCTCTCCTGTTTTTCCAAACCTTCCTAAAGGAAAAGCCATAACTGCCCTCTCTTAGAGGTGCTCCAGACTCTAAcctctaatttcctttttttaggtttctccAACTCTCCCCCTTCCACAGTTTTCTCTCCCACCACCAGGGTCCTCAGTAGTGTCTTCCTCCCTGTTCCCCAACTGTGGAGAAGGTACCTCCTGGAGCGGCTTCCGCTGAGGTACTTTAATGGGGGGCAGCTTGGTGACTTCAGCCACAAGGAAATTCATCAAGATGTCTTCACAGGCCGAGAGCTCATCTACAAGGTCCCTTAGAGGAGCAGGCAGGGAGTGCGTGAAGAGGTTATGGTAATATCTGAGCAGTGGAAGAGACCAAAGTCATAATGTCAGAACCACTAAGACTTATAGAACATAGAACGTCAAAGCTGAAAGGAACCATAGAATAGAGAACAGACATCAGAACTGGGAGGAACCCCTAGATTATCAaacatcagagctgggaggggccttagaacatggaatgacAGAGGAGCCTTAgagttcctttattttcttttttctcttttttttttttttttttaggttttttgcaagggttaagtggcttgcccacggccacacagctaggtaattattaagtgtctgagaccggatttgaacgcaggtacccctgactccagggccggtgctttatccactgtgccacctagccgcccaagagTTCCTTTATTTTCCAAAGTGGGCCGAGAGTCTGAAATGGGAGAGTGGTCTGGGAAGCCCCCAGGCCAGCCACCCTTATTCCCCAGCCTCGTCCTGGTGCTTTCCCAGTAGTGTCCAGGAGATGCCGCCTCTGAGCTTCCCAGTAGTCCGGGCTCCGTAGCCGAGCAGGGTTGGGAAGCCTTCCCGCTAGCCGGCTTCATTAGGTAAGCTAATGGCATGTGACTCAGGGTGTGCCTCACTTTATGCAAACTTGGGTTATGTTAAACTCCAGTTTTGTGACCCAGGAGCCATTCTTCCCTCCAGGATTCTTCCCAGAACTCCCTTAAAGCATTTAGAACAGGCTTCAGTTCGCAGGCAGAACACTCCCTactgcataaaataaataaaggtgGCCCACAGGGAGGGGTTGAAGCCCCACCagactcccccccaccccccaacacacacacacatcatcgTGGAGCCTCCCCTCCTGGGGAAACATGGCCTGGGGTGGGGCCATACCCTCTGCACAGTCCCGCTCCTCCTTCCCATCGAACCCCATTTTCTAGTGAAAAACCCAGTGGTCCAAAAAGCAAAACCTTGCTGGCTGAGTGTCTCCATAGCAACTGAGGCAGCAGACGGTGGATTCCCTCCCGTCTCCCTCCCCCAGCCTCGAGTCCTCTgaaaaacagatcaaaagaatGAGAGCcgggagggacctcagaggtcacctGGAAAaccctctcactttacagatgaggaacctgaggccagGAGAGTGaactgatttgtccaaggtcacagtttAGTAAGCGGCAGCAACAAGTACTTCCACTCCAGAACCAAAGCCAATACTTAATATTTTATCAGAAGAaaggaactctctctctctgtctgtctgtctctctctctctctgtctcatctccctctctttctccctttcgccccattcccttcctctttctattctcttccccgccccatctctccctcccttcctctgtctctcttcctttcttctctctttacccctccctccttccctgtttctgtcttccccttcctccctccctgttatctttctcttcctttcctctctctctccttccctcgcttatttacttccctccctccatcttgctcttcctttcttctctctgtctctttacccctccctccttccctgtttttgtcttctccttcctccctccctctgtctctttctcttcctctctcctttctctctctccttccctctctcttctctatctccctccctctgtctctctccctctctctcttgtctgtctctccctccctccttccctctctctctgttcctgttttccccttcctctctctctctcttcctctctccttccctcactcttctctctctacctcattccctctgtctctcttcctctctttcctctccctgtctctccctccctcctttcctctctctctgtctttctctctctctctctctctctctctctccccctccctccctctcttcctctttcttctctctttccctctccttcctccccccctttcttctccatctgtctctttttgtctttctctcccttctctctccctttccccccatcccaaaaaagattttcatcaaCATTAGCCCTGCCACTCAggtcagagaatctgggttcaaataatgGCTAGGCCACTTCCAGCCTctaggaccttggacaagttcctTAACCTCAGGAGCAGCCAgcttgctcatctataaaatgagaacttGAGACTAAGTAACCCCGCCCCTTCCAGCTCTGCTCTTTTGTCTTCTAGTATCTGATATTCTGAAGACCTTTCTTAGCTCCAAATGCTTTGAGCCGGGAAGCCTTCCATTTTAACAAGTTCCATTTGAATTCCCTGGTACGTTTAGGGGGAGGCTCCCCAGACCTTTTGTCTCCCAGGGCAGTACCTGTGGTAGAAGGCAGCAGCTGTCAGGACCACTGAGAACTCATTGAGCTTCTGGTCTGTGTAGCCCCAGGAGCCCTTGGTTTCATCCCAGAAGTGACTCCGGGTCTGAAAACCCACAATGCGTTCTGGGAAACTCTGCCACACCACAAAGGCAAAGTCCACCTGTGGGAGGAATTGCAGTGAGACTTAGAAGGGCTCCCCATGAGATGCCATAGCAGGCAGAAGAACCCTGGAAATTTCAGATTAGATTCCTGAAAGAACTTTCAGAACCACTTACATTTATTAAAGGGTGTGCCAGGCCCTCTGCtaagctctggagatacaaagaaaggcaaagaacaaTCCCTagctcaaggagttcacagtctaatggggggaaaCAACACAGAAGCAGCTATGGACAATCTAGAACCAGAATGTTttaccgagagagagagagagagagagagagagagagagagagagagagagtccaaaGTCTCCTTTTCTGGGAATTTTTAAACTGGTTATTTATCAGGAATAGCATTGGAGAAAAGGGTAATATATGCCATGACTTCTTTAGGACCTTTAAAACCACAGGCTATCTGTGAAACttagaagggatcttaaaaaTAGACTTGTAGAGCAGAAGGGATCTTGGATGGAGAATGTCCCAGCTTGGGAGAGGCCTTAAAACCCAAGATTTCCGAGCTGGGAGAGGCCTTAGAATCTGGAATGTCAGAACACTGGACTTTGAAGGGAGTCTGGAGCTCATCATTtaattctcctccttccctcctcactGTCCAATCCCTTTTTTGGACAAATGAGAAGCTGAGAACCCGAGAAGTATCTGAGCGAGGACTGGGATGCCCATGTCTAGATTCCCAGTCTGGTGTTCTTTCTCCATTACCTCTCTCTCCGCTCTTACATTCTCTCAGTCCCCCGGCGTTACTGAGCATTATGGGGATGCAAAGCATGGCCTGGAGCCCACTAGCCTCCCCTAGACCTCACCTCACTTGTTGAAAGGCTGCTGTGGGCATCCAGGCTGAGGACAGCATCCGTGCTGATGGTGCTGTAAGGGAAGAAACGGTCGCTCTTCTGTAGTAAGAAGAAAATGGGAGTCATTGCCCTGCAAGCAGAGGCAGGGGTGGGAGGCCCCTTAGCAAAAGCTTCCTTCCCTGTCCTGGGCCTATCTTGATCACCTTCCTTTCTTCTGCCCTGATTCCTGTCTGTTGGAACCCCTCTGGACAATCTCTGAACAGAACTTTAGAGGATCACTGATCAACAGATTattgatttagagatggaagggacctcaagggCCATAAgctccaatcccctcattttacagatagggaaactgaggtccagggagattaaatgatttgtccaagataaggaaggaaataagtatcagaggcaaattttgaactcatttcttctgactctgcattcagtgttctttccacagcACCATGATGCCTTGTAGAGCTAGGCCAACTCTTCTGTATCACATATAGATGAGGCCCAGAAAGCTTAAGGGACTTTGACTGAAATGGGCCTGGAGTCCAAGACCTATGCTTTTCCCTCTAGGCCATGTTGTTCACATCTCCCATATGGGCCTCTTTCACCTGTGACCTCacagaattcatatatatatatatatatatatatatatatatatatatatatatatacatacatacacacatacacacacacacacacacatatatatatatgtatatatatatatatatatatatgtatgtatatataaaaaaccTTGGACTTCACCCCACCACCCCTAGATCCTAGATTTCTTCAGGCCCAAGGGCATGCTCTATTCAGGTCTCAGAGAACAGTTGGcatgtttgttttaatttatcaACATTCCATAGATGAATGAATATCTTCCCAACCTGGTGACTGCTCTTATTTATGCCTTTCCCCACTCCCTTCAGCTATCAAAGGGATCTTTCTAAACCAAAGGTCTGGTCATACCAGCTCTCTTCCTTAATAAACTTGAGTATAAACTCAGATCAATACAAAGTCCTtagtttggcttttaaagcctaGTCCAATCTGGCTCCATCCtgcctttcctgtcttcttacacttccttcccttccatggACTCCATGATCCAGTGACAGTGGGCTCCTGGTAGCTCCAAGTTTCTCCATCTCCAAGACTCACTTCACCATTTCCCATGTCTGAAACACTATCCCTCCTAGTATGGCCTCCTGGGTTCCATGGCTTCCTCCAGGTTTCAACTCAAATGCCACCTTCTACAGTAGGGGTAGGGAACATCTGACCAATGGGCCATATAAGGTCCTCAAAATCAACTGGTCTGGCACTGCCACAGCAACCATGGCTGAGActcagaattcaataaatctagtagttttttaggactgaattaattaaatatttgaccaaatatatacaaactaattttttttaaaacaaagcagtggggttaagtgacttgcccaaggtcacacatttaggtaattattatatgtctggggtcagatttgaactcaggtcctcctgactccagggctggtactgtattcactgtgccacctagttgcccccagcaagctaatttttaagttgataattttgtatgacctaCAAATGACATTATAAATATCCAATGGTAGTTGGCAGTTTTACAGGAAGTTTTTCTTAGTGCCTTAACACTGATGGCTTCCCTCTGAGATTGCTGTCCATTAATGCTACATATGTGTTGTTTGTATGTTGTGAGCTCCAGTAGAACAGGGAAAGTGTCTTATTCCCCTTAGGGCTGGTTACAGCCAGACCCACCAATCCCCTGGTGTTTAAGAGATGCTGAGCAAATGAATATCCTTAGTAGGTAACTAAGCAGCCAGGTGGtctagtagatagagcactagggcttagaatcaggacgactcatcttcaagagttcaaatctaggggtggctaggtggcacagtggataaagcaccggccctggagtcagggggacctgggttcaaattcagtctcagacacttaataattacctagctgtatggccttgggcaagccacttaaccccattgccttaccaaaaaaaaccctaaaaaaaaagttcaaatctgtttgccttagtttcttcatcagtaaaatgaactaaagaaggtaaaccactctagtatctttgccaacaaaaccccaaatgggatcacaaagagtcagacacaactaaaatgactgaacaacaaaggcCGGCAGCTAGAGATCTTGATTAGAGCACTGAGACCTGAATCTGGAAGATCcggattcaaatctagcttcaggcacttactagctatgtgactgggcaagtcacttgacttctatttgcctcagtttcctaaagtATGAGATGAGGGATACTAGCAACACCTATCTCAAAGGgcaattgtgaggatcaaatgagataacattttaaagcacttagcataatgaGTGCCTTGATATCCAaatgttttttctcttccctggGCACTTAATAGGTATTGAATCAATAAGTGAACAAAGTGGTTGAGGTCAGGATTTGAAAAGAAGgtcccttccatcctccctttacCTTATTCTTCACTTCAATGACCATTAGGGGCATTGTTGTCTGGGGCCATTGCCCCTGGGCTGGAGGAGGACTGTCATTGCTCCAGAGGACCAGAATCTAtgagagaagggagggatggtgagagagagaaaaggaactcagagtggggaaaatgggaaagggctatcaccatcaccatcatcatcatcatcatcatcaccaccaccaccaccatcaccactatcatcatcatcacaaaaccattatcattatcatcatcatcactgtcattttcatcaccatcattatcatcatcaccatcatcatcatcattatcatcaccaccatcatcattgaATGAGTGAACTTGCTGTTTATTGACTCATAAGAGCAATTCTTTGCTCACTGGTCAAGTCTGCAACTGCCTAGAAATGGACTTGAAATTTGATGACATGACATCTGGAAATAACTGATACTAATAAACTACTCTCATTTCCACCAGTTATCCCATCTCTGTCTTTAACCTTTCTTCCCCAAGTTGCCATTAACATTTAGATTCTTGCATCcttgtcagagctgagagggacctTGGAATGCAGAATGTTAGTGCCAGAAGAAACCCCAGAACATGAAATGTTGGAGTTAAGAGACATCTAGATCATAAAATACCGGCTGTAAAATAGATCAAGAACACAGAGTATGGGAGCTGAGAAGGACCTAGACAATAACATTGTCTCTAGAATGTGGAATGTTGGTTATAAAACACTATAAACTGGATCTGGAATACGGAATGTTGGGGTTAAATAAGACCTCAATGATAAAATATTTCTGCTAGAACAGATCTAGAACACAGAGCGCTGCTATTGAGGAGGTCTTAGATCAGAGGTGGAGACTATCTAGCCAGAGGACTATATTATTTTAACTAGAACTGCCAAAGCAACTCCagatgggactcaaaattcaataaatcctaggagctttttaggggtgaattaattaaatgtttgaccaaatatagaaggctcatttttaagttgataattttgaatGGTCCAAGCTGAGAATGATGTTATATTCAAATGGACCTTGATTGAAAAAAAGGTTCCCCCCTCCTACCCTAGATTATAAAACACCATTGATAGAATGGATCTTATATAAGGACTGTTGGAGTTGAGAAGGACCTCAATGATAAAATTCTGAAGCTAGAACAAAAACTTGAACATGGAATGGTGCAGTTGAGAGGGACCTTATAACAAAGAACACCAAAGAGATCATCTAATTAATCCAAATTACTTTCCTGCCTCTTTTCTCTTAATGAGAAGCAGGGgctattctcattttagagatattgAAAAATTGACCCAGAATGAAGGTTGGAGGAAAGGAGATCACTGAATCAGATTTGAAGTTGGGAATATAGCTGGGATATACTGAATCCTAACACCACAAAGTAATCCCActtcaatcacttttttttttttaacaaggcaaaggggttaagtgacttgcccaagatcatacagctaggacataattaaatgtttgaggtcacctttgaactcagatcctcttgactccaaggtcaatgcttcCTACTTCAATCACTTATTAAAATCTTCCTTGAGGAGCATCTCggtagcatagtggattaaacactgaccctggagtcaagaggatctgagttcaaattcaacctcaaacagtTACAAGCTGTGAGATCCTGAGCTAATCACTTAT
This region includes:
- the EXTL1 gene encoding exostosin-like 1 isoform X2, with translation MKATFRFEDQKRLNNSTFCFIPPNCHPGSFHLLQALKAGCIPVLLSRGWELPFSEVIDWGTAAIIIDERHLLQIRSALQGLPPARVLALRQQTQFLWDAYFASVEKMVHTTLEIIRDRIFPATSRPWLLWNAPPGGLLALPTFSTHLGDFPFYYLQHGSRPSGSFSALIWVGSLDQPPLKLIQEVAGSQHCAQILVLWSNDSPPPAQGQWPQTTMPLMVIEVKNKKSDRFFPYSTISTDAVLSLDAHSSLSTSEVDFAFVVWQSFPERIVGFQTRSHFWDETKGSWGYTDQKLNEFSVVLTAAAFYHRYYHNLFTHSLPAPLRDLVDELSACEDILMNFLVAEVTKLPPIKVPQRKPLQERPRTEQQSKDCINRFASWFGSMPLVHSKLRLDPVLFKDQVSVLRKKYRHLERL